The genome window CCGTACGCACCTTGCCCAAACCTGTTTCGCCTAGGTCATCCTTCAATGCATAAATCGACTGGACACTTGTATCGACCAGATCAGAGACCCCCAGATAACGCCCAGTAGCGATATTAACTACTGCATAACTACTCCCAGCCACAGTCACTTCTGTCAGCTCAGGTTTAATCGTGATGGATTGTGTACCGATCGGCGCGACATTACCCAACTCGGCCAACAAAGTGACCTGGTTTCCCGTCGGCTGGATGCGATCATCCGGGTCGAAACGCCATACATTACCCAGCAAATCGCCGCCATAAAATCGCTTCGCAGTGTTATCGCTGGTACTGTCAATCCATGCATTTATCTTGGCCAATCCGCTCGGAGTACTTGTGTCACCAGCAGTGGTGTCAAATTTTGCAAGCAGCGCGCCACTGTTGGCATTCAAAACGTACAAATGACCTCTGCCATCCCCGTTCGCATGGTTGTTATAACCGGAAGTAAATACCACGACCCAGGTGCCATCCAGTCGCTTGGTAATGATCGGATTACCGTAGCTATAACCAAGATCCGCATCTTCATTAGCAGTAAAATTCCATAGGGCTTTTGGATTTACAGGATCTGTAATATCAAGGGCATAGTATCCCTTGCCACCTGCATTCAGTCCTCCGACAAGTATTGTTTTCCATTCGTCCGACGAGCATGCCGCAGTTGGTGCGGCGGGACAAATATCTCCAACAGTGGGGGCTCCATCAACATAGTATTGATGATTTGCCGCGTAGCTCTTGTCTGCCAATTTATACAGGTTCGGTAACACCATCGGCGGAATATATGCCCATCTTTCCGTACCCGAACTTGTCTGGCCTATCGTCGCATCAAATGCATGCAGCATACCGTCATTCGCAGCAACATAAACCGTGGCTGCCCGGTCCCTCTGGGCAGTTTTGTAAGCATCGTAATTATCGTCAACATACACAAACGGAGGTGCTTTAACATACACCGGCTGCGAACCTATCATATCGCCCAATACATGTTCGCGATCCCGATAAAGAGGATTGGTGTTGCCAGCCTGATCTTCATAGCCGTTTTGACCGCGAATAAAGTTCACAAGAAACTGACCAGGAAGCATGTCCTTCTGGGACTGGCTCAGATTTGGCCCTAATATCGTATCGTTGCATTGTGAAAGCTTGACGGTCGGTGCGCACACATTGTTGAAATAGGCTTTTTCTTCAGGAGTCAGGCTAGTCCATAAAAACGTTTTCAGTTTATTTGTAGTCGATCCGCTAAACGTATAGATAGTGCGCGTATCACTGGTCTGGCTGACTTTCAGATCCAGTTTTTCTTGCGCCGACCAACTCGCATCCTCGGCAACGACACCAGTATTAGGATCTATCGTTTTAGCTTTCAAGTCGCCATCCCAGAACGATGTCCTGTACATAGCCAGGAACAAGAAGTTATCTCCCTGCACCGGTTCCAGATTACTCGTCGCCGCCGCCGTACCCGAACCATCCCGTACCTTCGCGCTCGACAACGCTTTGGTAATACCCCTCACCAAAGAATCTGGAGTTTGCGCACTGAAATAGGCCCCACGTCCATTGACCGCGGCGTGCCACAAATCATCAATCCGTGCCGGACCTTCGTTCGACATCGGGTCTGGCCAGTTTTTAGGCCCGGTCTTAATATCCGCATAGTCTCCGGATGTCCTGCTTAAATAATCCTCTGTATAAGTCAACGTACCATTTACACCCAGGCCGAGTGTGAACGTAGTCATATGCTGTGAGCCTTTGTTATCTGCCCCCGATCCAAGGACATTGTTTTCACATACATCAGTCCCTGTCCCGAGCGCTCCAGTGCAATTACCCAAAGCAGAAGTGCGCAAATCCGTGTTGTAGTAATAAGCTGCGACGTCGGCAAGTGAATCAGAAGTGCCACCGGAGGTAACCGGCGTAACTGCACTACTGAAAGCAGAGGGAGTAATAGTCAAATTGCCAGAACCTTTTGTCACTACCGGTGTAAACGTAATCGGACCAAGAACTGCTGGCGCTTTAATCGTAACCACGTTGTTGGACACGGTAGCGGTGTATCCATTTCTACTGATAACCCCGGCAATTCTGGAAGCAACAGTGTTCGCACTGTTATTGGAGCGGGTGCTACCTGAGGTGATGACCTGCCCGTTTACTGTAATCTGAGTTACCGTAGTATTCGACGCATTGGAAGGTGCGGTGACAGTAAGCGTCGCGGTAGTGTAGGTAACATTCGTCGTAACTGCGCCGTCGTACATCGGCCTTTGCTCTGTCGCATCTTGATTTCCTACGCCATTACCATCAAGACCTTTTGCAGTATAGCTTCCGGTTTCCTCATTGGCATTCCAGTAACCATCCGTCGATAAAATCGTGAAATTCTGTTGGCAAGAGTACTGAACCGGATCGTCAGTCCCTGTCAGCAATTGACCTGCATACAAACGTCCCGCCTTGGATAATGCGGCACGTAATGGAGTCCAATGTGTAGGGTTGCCCTTGTAAAGCTTTGTGTAAAAATTGGCTTTTTGTGTCACGGTGAAATCTGCGATTTTCAAAAAATCGTCACTGTCTGAATTGGTACCGGTATAACCAATAGTCGAATAACCTACCCGATAATTATCACCAATATCCCTGAAAGCCAGACCTGCTGAAGTTTTCATTGTCAGCATACGAGTCCGGTAGTAACTATACCAATTGGCAAAGTTGGTTTTCAACGCAGCATCCGATGCCGTGGTAATCGTCACCTTTGTAAACTTGGTACTTCCAGGATTATTTCCGACTGTGCTATTACACTCCTTATAAAAATCGGTGGATGTAATAACGTCCCCACTCGCGTTATAAGTAAACCCCAAATCCGGGTTAGTCGTCAAACTCCCGGTGTAAACATAATAGGCACTGTTATTTAAACTGACTGATCCATCTGAAGTCTTAAAGCCATTGCTCCAGGCCGAAGTAAAACTCGCATTGGAAAAACTTGTACCGTCCGCCTTGATGGGTGGGTTGTAGACAATCGCCGGGTTGTAATACATGCCGTTGCAGTGGCTGCTTTTTGCTCCATATTTCGTGCTGCTGAAATTGGCGGTATCAGGTGAATACTCGGAATCCATACTGCCCGAATCATCCAGAATAAACATGACATTCGGCTTGACCACATCTACCGATGAAGACGAGAGCGGAGCATTCGCAATATCCGTTGCGGCCGCATGCACAAACTGTCCAACTGAAGTCGAGACGAGCAAAGTAAACGCGGTTAAAACACTAAAGGAACGGTATTGCATCATGATCTCCGGCTATAGACTGGCAAGCTAGTCACGTCATTTCCCTGTTTGCACAAAGAACATCTTAAAAATGAATCATTGCTTCCACAAAGCTCACTGTATTTCGTGGTCCCTTTACTCGCGACACTATGCGATAGTAAGGACCAGGCAAAGGTTCGAAGCGCTTATCGTCGCCATACTTGATCTCGCCTCTTTTAGGACTGGTTGATGTACTGGATTGATAAGTAACGCATGAGTTATCAATACTATTCGGATCAGATTCGATCTTGCATAGACGATGAATGATGTAAGCGACAGAGTTGTCACCAACCGTTATTGCCGGAGCAGGTTTTATGCAAACCGAAAACAATAAGCCACTGCAATTATTGTCATCCCAGTCCACCGCCGGCAGCGTTGCACTACTGTGACGGTTGGTTGGATCCAGGGTAGATTGACTGGTCGCGTAATATCCTGCCGCTGCATTGTTCGTATACAAATCGATAGAACCATTAAGCGGTGTCAGCCAATTGATCGCTGCTTCCGTACCACCATCCGCAGCCAATGTTGCGCCCTGCTTGAAGGCCATATTGCCAGCGACCAGATTGCCGGTATCAACCGAACGCACCAAAGCTATACCAGCAAGCGTCATCGCCACCAAAACTATCAGCGCAATGAGAAGGACCACACCTTTTTGACGATGAATTCTCGAGGGTGGAAAAACATTACTAACACCACGTACGGAATAGAGGCCCTGTTTCATGTCCGTCCCCACAGTAAATTCCGCAATGGAATGACATTTTCAAATGTCTTGTAGCGATAACATTGCCAATCCGCGTTTGCACTCCCATCCGGATTTTTGCTGACATCAATATCACCGCCGACCCACGTCGGTGAATTGACGGTGATGTCGCAAGCACCACCTGCGTTTTTTTTCTCCATCAAGGAACTACGTGCAACCACAACCATACGTACTGCAACCATACGCGCAATATCACCGGCATCTCCGACGATGCCATTGTCATCCGCATCAATCATGGTGGCACTCCAGCCGTCATTGCTGACTATCGGGGATGTTTGAATTCCTGCCCGTTTATCAAAACCATATTGAGCTTTCATAGTGACGATATCGGCGGTAATGGAACGCGCACTATTAGTATTGCTTGCGCTATTAAATTCCGACAGCATCAAATTTCCGTTTTGCAGAG of Janthinobacterium sp. Marseille contains these proteins:
- a CDS encoding PilC/PilY family type IV pilus protein, with the translated sequence MMQYRSFSVLTAFTLLVSTSVGQFVHAAATDIANAPLSSSSVDVVKPNVMFILDDSGSMDSEYSPDTANFSSTKYGAKSSHCNGMYYNPAIVYNPPIKADGTSFSNASFTSAWSNGFKTSDGSVSLNNSAYYVYTGSLTTNPDLGFTYNASGDVITSTDFYKECNSTVGNNPGSTKFTKVTITTASDAALKTNFANWYSYYRTRMLTMKTSAGLAFRDIGDNYRVGYSTIGYTGTNSDSDDFLKIADFTVTQKANFYTKLYKGNPTHWTPLRAALSKAGRLYAGQLLTGTDDPVQYSCQQNFTILSTDGYWNANEETGSYTAKGLDGNGVGNQDATEQRPMYDGAVTTNVTYTTATLTVTAPSNASNTTVTQITVNGQVITSGSTRSNNSANTVASRIAGVISRNGYTATVSNNVVTIKAPAVLGPITFTPVVTKGSGNLTITPSAFSSAVTPVTSGGTSDSLADVAAYYYNTDLRTSALGNCTGALGTGTDVCENNVLGSGADNKGSQHMTTFTLGLGVNGTLTYTEDYLSRTSGDYADIKTGPKNWPDPMSNEGPARIDDLWHAAVNGRGAYFSAQTPDSLVRGITKALSSAKVRDGSGTAAATSNLEPVQGDNFLFLAMYRTSFWDGDLKAKTIDPNTGVVAEDASWSAQEKLDLKVSQTSDTRTIYTFSGSTTNKLKTFLWTSLTPEEKAYFNNVCAPTVKLSQCNDTILGPNLSQSQKDMLPGQFLVNFIRGQNGYEDQAGNTNPLYRDREHVLGDMIGSQPVYVKAPPFVYVDDNYDAYKTAQRDRAATVYVAANDGMLHAFDATIGQTSSGTERWAYIPPMVLPNLYKLADKSYAANHQYYVDGAPTVGDICPAAPTAACSSDEWKTILVGGLNAGGKGYYALDITDPVNPKALWNFTANEDADLGYSYGNPIITKRLDGTWVVVFTSGYNNHANGDGRGHLYVLNANSGALLAKFDTTAGDTSTPSGLAKINAWIDSTSDNTAKRFYGGDLLGNVWRFDPDDRIQPTGNQVTLLAELGNVAPIGTQSITIKPELTEVTVAGSSYAVVNIATGRYLGVSDLVDTSVQSIYALKDDLGETGLGKVRTAGVLVQQTLSTSQDGSTRTTSTNPVNWADKSGWYLDLNPGNRSPGERVNVDMQQQLGLLTVAGNVPENNACTPGGYAWIYSLDFRTGQYVEGATGNVAGSRSAGLVAGLKTLKLTTGKTITLVTRTTGDLSPFDDPSSNPGGVNGARRVSWRELITD
- a CDS encoding type IV pilus assembly protein PilX: MKQGLYSVRGVSNVFPPSRIHRQKGVVLLIALIVLVAMTLAGIALVRSVDTGNLVAGNMAFKQGATLAADGGTEAAINWLTPLNGSIDLYTNNAAAGYYATSQSTLDPTNRHSSATLPAVDWDDNNCSGLLFSVCIKPAPAITVGDNSVAYIIHRLCKIESDPNSIDNSCVTYQSSTSTSPKRGEIKYGDDKRFEPLPGPYYRIVSRVKGPRNTVSFVEAMIHF